One window from the genome of Scatophagus argus isolate fScaArg1 chromosome 13, fScaArg1.pri, whole genome shotgun sequence encodes:
- the ltb4r2b gene encoding leukotriene B4 receptor 2b, translated as MNNFGPSLLLSNANDTNPEEDSVVSNDFSTALGALILSLVFLMGVPGNLFIVWSILARIRRRSVTTLLILNLACADGFLMALTIFFIVYLAKQSWVFGYVMCKGLFYLCNANMYASIFLITLMSVHRLVVVVLPRRVSSLVRTNIVRRVIIGMWVLVMLISIPSLIFRDVREDKDDMNNTRLVCAPMHTEPRHVRFQYSLETVAGFILPYAVIITSYVLILRRLRQTRFRRKVRSEKLILAIVVMFGMFWLPYHVINMMQVAVEWYPEDSPTRDTLDHIAKSSRAVTSALAFISSCANPVLYIFAGKSYIKRNGLAFMARLFEGTSLDQTGTKKSRVVGKDTVVNSNADSSNGTGISLSQNGR; from the exons ATGAACAACTTCGGTCCATCTTTGCTCCTCTCCAATGCCAACGACACAAACCCAGAGGAAGACAGCGTTGTGAGCAATGACTTCTCCACGGCGTTGGGTGCCCTCATCCTCAGCCTGGTCTTCCTCATGGGCGTGCCTGGAAACCTCTTCATTGTCTGGAGCATCCTAGCACGTATCCGGCGGCGCTCAGTCACCACCCTCCTAATCCTCAACCTGGCGTGTGCCGACGGCTTCCTCATGGCCCTCACCATCTTCTTCATTGTCTACCTTGCTAAGCAGTCGTGGGTCTTTGGTTATGTCATGTGCAAAGGCCTGTTCTACTTGTGCAACGCCAACATGTACGCTTCCATCTTTCTGATCACACTGATGAGCGTGCACAGGCTGGTGGTCGTGGTGTTGCCGAGGAGGGTGTCTTCCCTGGTCAGGACGAACATTGTGAGGAGGGTCATCATAGGCATGTGGGTGCTGGTGATGCTGATTTCGATCCCCTCGCTCATTTTTCGAGACGTGAGAGAGGACAAAGATGATATGAATAACACAAGATTGGTGTGTGCGCCCATGCACACCGAGCCTCGACAC gtgaggtTTCAGTATTCCTTAGAGACGGTTGCAGGATTCATTCTTCCTTACGCAGTCATCATAACCAGCTACGTGCTCATCCTGAGACGCCTGAGGCAGACCAGGTTTCGCAGAAAGGTCCGCAGCGAGAAGCTCATCCTGGCCATTGTGGTGATGTTTGGTATGTTCTGGCTGCCATACCATGTTATCAACATGATGCAG GTGGCAGTTGAGTGGTACCCAGAGGATTCACCCACAAGAGATAC ATTGGACCACATTGCTAAGTCCAGTCGTGCGGTGACCTCGGCTTTGGCCTTCATCAGCAGCTGTGCCAATCCTGTCCTCTACATCTTTGCTGGGAAGTCCTACATCAAGCGGAACGGCCTCGCCTTCATGGCTCGGCTCTTTGAGGGCACGTCGTTGGACCAGACAGGAACCAAAAAGAGTCGGGTCGTGGGTAAAGACACCGTGGTAAACAGTAACGCCGACTCTTCAAACGGCACAGGAATTAGTCTTTCACAAAACGGGAGATGA
- the sdr39u1 gene encoding epimerase family protein SDR39U1: MRVLIGGGSGFVGRELTRLLRDKGHEVTVISRQPGPGKITWSELESRGLPPCEGAVNLAGENLMNPLRWWNESYKKDLFSSRIDTTKALAQAIAASSSPPHSWVLVSGVACYKPSLTAQYTEDSEWTPFDLLSRLVKEWEASAHLPENVAKTTKQVIIRPGAVLGCDGGAMKQMLLPFWLGLGGTLGSGRQPFPWIHVSDLAGIIAHALEPPAGAPSPSPQVFNGVAPALNTNYEFTKELGRLLRRPTIIPVPGFAMNTLMGSERAVVLTQGQKVVPKRTQEAGFHYRYPDLTSALKEIVGSYQTQK, encoded by the exons ATGAGAGTCTTAATAG GAGGAGGATCAGGCTTTGTGGGCCGTGAGCTGACTCGCCTCCTTAGAGACAAAGGTCATGAGGTCACAGTGATATCTCGACAGCCTGGTCCAGGGAAGATAACATGG AGTGAGTTGGAGTCGAGAGGCCTTCCACCATGCGAGGGCGCCGTCAACTTGGCTGGAGAGAATCTGATGAACCCTCTACGATG GTGGAATGAAAGCTACAAAAAGGATTTGTTCTCCAGTCGTATTGACACTACAAAAGCTCTGGCTCAAGCCATTGCTGCATCCTCCAGTCCTCCTCACTCCTGGGTCCTCGTATCAGGTGTTG CTTGTTACAAGCCTAGCCTGACAGCTCAGTATACAGAAGACAGTGAATGGACACCATTTGACCTACTGTCCAGACTTGTGAAAGAGTGGGAGGCCTCTGCACATCTTCCTGAGAATGTggcaaaaaccacaaaacaagtCATCATCAGGCCTG GGGCAGTATTGGGCTGCGATGGTGGTGCCATGAAACAAATGCTGCTGCCCTTCTGGCTGGGCCTTGGGGGCACCTTGGGGTCAGGACGTCAACCTTTTCCTTGGATCCACGTTTCGGACCTGGCAGGAATCATCGCCCACGCCCTGGAGCCCCCTGCCGGCGCTCCTTCCCCTTCGCCGCAAGTTTTCAACGGAGTCGCACCTGCACTGAACACCAACTATGAGTTCACAAAAGAACTGGGCCGGCTGCTGAGGAGGCCCACCATTATTCCTGTGCCTGGCTTTGCCATGAACACCCTAATGGGTTCTGAGAGGGCGGTGGTCCTCACGCAGGGCCAGAAAGTCGTGCCAAAGAGGACTCAAGAGGCCGGATTTCATTACAGGTACCCAGACTTGACCTCAGCCCTGAAGGAGATTGTGGGGAGTTACCAGACGCAGAAATAA
- the mettl17 gene encoding methyltransferase-like protein 17, mitochondrial, which yields MASRRYGACILYHKAAVVRMMCRGMSTTAHPESQVDFLKGKVHKKHPGVTNLKTLRLPEELQTAAWSIIHRAQVNRLSDQSQSLTNFLWSRKRAIDDFTLRQQALSLERELWKKALEKSGEIDEQMVEDRIRRKVISELKRTTYHWTPMKYDEELGVVYMAARLAGGYAAVRRAVNEIKKRDPSFAPQSLLDFGSGLGTVVWASHSCWGDTLKEMVCVDSSGPMNILAERLLKGDDETAEPHIKHVYFRQFLPVSPKVQFDLVTAAFTLSELPNVQEREEAVLTLWRKTSSYLVLVENGTKEGHQILMEARNTLLTKQEKILHDTRPPSVFAPCPHELMCPKLASEHITPCNFLQVYEPLPLPKHHGHQTEKFSYLILTRTQPEETEGVEWARLIAPVLRRTRHVHCRMCCPDGQLEHLVVTARKHSRDVYRCARNSDWGDRLPIIPQVDDDVQTDSE from the exons ATGGCGTCACGTCGGTACGGTGCTTGTATCCTCTATCACAAAGCGGCTGTCGTGAGGATGATGTGCAGG GGAATGAGTACAACTGCACACCCAGAGTCCCAGGTAGATTTCCTAAAAGGAAAAGTCCACAAGAAGCACCCAGGTGTGACCAACTTAAAAACTCTGCGTCTACCGGAGGAACTGCAGACGGCTGCATGGTCAATTATTCACA GAGCTCAGGTGAATCGACTGAGTGACCAATCCCAGAGCCTCACAAACTTCCTGTGGAGCAGAAAACGAGCGATTGATGATTTCACTCTGAGGCAGCAAGCTTTGAGTCTGGAGAGAGAACTCTGGAAAAAGGCGCTGGAGAAGAGTGGAG AAATAGATGAACAGATGGTGGAGGATCGCATCAGGAGGAAAGTGATTTCAGAGCTCAAAAGAACCACATATCACTGGACTCCCATGAA GTACGATGAAGAGTTGGGTGTGGTGTACATGGCTGCCCGGCTGGCTGGGGGCTACGCAGCAGTGAGGAGAGCTGTGAATGAG ATCAAGAAAAGGGATCCCTCTTTTGCCCCTCAGTCTCTGCTGGATTTTGGTTCAGGCCTGGGAACAGTTGTCTG GGCGTCACACTCGTGCTGGGGCGACACTTTGAaggagatggtgtgtgtggacAGCTCAGGGCCGATGAACATCCTGGCAGAGCGACTCCTCAaag GTGATGATGAAACAGCTGAACCTCACATCAAACACGTCTATTTCAGACAgttcctccctgtctctcctaAG GTGCAGTTTGACTTGGTGACAGCTGCCTTCACCCTGTCAGAGCTTCCCAATGTGCAGGAGCGAGAGGAGGCAGTGTTGACTCTGTGGAGAAAGACGAGCTCGTACCTG GTGCTGGTGGAAAATGGGACCAAAGAGGGTCATCAGATTCTCATGGAGGCCAGAAACACTTTATTAACG AAACAGGAGAAGATTCTCCATGACACCAGACCACCCTCAGTGTTTGCTCCG TGTCCCCATGAACTGATGTGTCCTAAACTGGCCAGCGAACACATCACACCCTGCAACTTCCTGCAGGTGTACGAACCTCTGCCTCTGCCCAAG CACCATGGGCACCAGACGGAGAAGTTCAGCTACCTGATTCTGACTCGGACACaaccagaggaaacagaaggtGTGGAGTGGGCCAGGCTGATCGCACCTGTGCTGCGCAGAACGAGACACGTCCACTGTCGAATGTGCTGCCCAGATGGACAGCTGGAGCACCTGGTGGTGACGGCGCGGAAACACAGCAG AGATGTGTACCGCTGTGCTCGGAACAGTGACTGGGGAGATCGGCTGCCAATCATTCCCCAAGTGGATGATGACGTCCAGACTGATTCAGAGTGA